A segment of the Doryrhamphus excisus isolate RoL2022-K1 chromosome 7, RoL_Dexc_1.0, whole genome shotgun sequence genome:
gggttagggttagggttagggttagggttagggttaggttagggttagggttagggttagggttagggttagggttagggttagggttagggttagggttagggttagggttagggttagggttagggttagggttagggttagggttagggttagggttagggttaagggttagggttagggttagggttagggttagggttagggttagggttagggttagggttaggttagggttagggttagggttagggttagggttagggttagggtagagggttagggttagggttagggttagggttagggttagggttagggttagggttagggttagggttagggttagggttagggttagggttagggtttagggttagggttagggttagggttaagggttaggtagggttagggttagggttagggttagggttaggggttagggttagggttaggttagggttagggttagggttagggttagggttagggttagggttagggttagggttagggttagggttagggtagggttagggttagggttagggttagggttaggggttagggttagggttagggttaggttagggttagggttagggttgggttagggttagggttagggttagggtagggttagggttagggttagggttagggttagggttagggttagggttagggttagggttagggttagggttagggttaggttagggttagggtagggttagggttagggttagggttagggttaggttagggttagggttagggttagggttagggttagggttagggttagggttaggggttagggttagggttggttagggttagggttagggttaggggttagggttaggggttaggggttagggttaggggttagggttagggttagggttagggttagggttagggttagggttagggttagggttagggttagggttagggttagggttagggttagggttagggttagggtagggttagggttagggttagggttagggttagggttagggttagggttagggtagggttagggttagggttaggtagggttagggttaggggttagggttagggttagggttagggttagggttaggggttagggttagggttagggttagggttagggttagggttagggttagggttaggggttagggttagggttagggtatagggttagggttagggttagggttagggttagggttagggttagggttagggttagggttagggtagggttagggttaggggttagggttagggttaggaggttagggttagggttagggttaggttagNNNNNNNNNNNNNNNNNNNNtctctctctttctctctctctctctctctttctttctctctctctctctttctttctctctctctctctttctctctttctttctctctttctctctttctttctctctttctctctttctttctctctttctttctctctctctttctttctctctttctttctctctttctttctctctctctttctttaaATCATCCAGAAGCGGCCGTCCCCCCCTGGGTGGGCTACAACGAAGAGGAGACCATCCAGCAGCAGATCCTGGCTCTGTCGGCTGTAAGAGAATTAATAGAAACCACAGCGTAGCATACCTAGCATTGTGCACCTTAAAAGGAATATGTTGTATTCCGTTTTAGGACAAGCGGAACTTCCTGCGTGACCCCCCCGCCGGCGTCCAATTCCACTTCGACATGGAACAAATGTACCCGCTGGCTGCCGTCATGTTGGAGGAAGACCAACTCCTCAACCGCATGCGTTTTGACCTGGTGCCCAAGCAGTCAGTGGaccgtgttttttttgtgacccccccccctcgagaGTGCGTGTATGTCACCGCAGTTGTCTTTTTAACAGCGTGAAGGAGGAAGTGTTCTGGAGGAACTACTTCTACCGCGTGTCGCTGGTCAAGCAGTCGGCGCAGCTGACGGCGCTGGCGGCCCAACAGCAACAAAAGGACGGCGAGGAACGAGGGGCGGGCGTGTCTCCCGAGGGCGTGGTCTTAACGGGTAGGATGGCGCCGTTTTTGTTAAGAACGGTATTTTTGCATGCGGGCATAACGTCACAACCCTCTTTTTTTTGATGTCCTGATAGACAACGTCAGGCCGAAAACGCCGCCTGTTTCCATCAATGACATGCAGAAggtaacgcacacacacacacacacacacacacacttagtattactttagtattttttaaattaattagctcaaaattatttcctgtcatttatccttaaaaaaataataataataaaacaaagggaatatttcattcattcattcattttctaccgctttttcctcacgagggtcgcggggggtgcaggagcctatcccagctgtctccgggcaagaggcggggtacaccctggactggtggccagccaatcacagggcacatatagacaaacaaccattcacactcacattcatacctatggacaatttggagtcgctaattaacctagcatgtttttggaatgtgggaggaaaccggagtacccggagaaaacccacgcatgcacggggagaacatgcaaactccacacagagatggccgagggtggaattgaaccctggtctcctagctgtgaggtctgcgtgctaaccactcgaccgccgtgatgcctatatttttaattaattagctCAAAATCCATAATTAGCACCCCTCTGTCAtgccaacaccatagatgtatCTCTCTAATCcagcacttcctcattgtcactaaACCACAGCAAGGTGCGTTTAGGGGCGCTCCGAGCGTTACATCCATGTCCTTGCATGTGCTTGTGGGGACACACAAACAGAAAGATGTACAATTTGTTGCTTTGAAGTAAACCTGGGAAATCCCAGACACTACGTGTACTCTCCAAACAGTGagctcaacttaaaaaaaaaaaaaaaattctgtgatgtctttgaacacaacgcCTCCTGGTTCATATTAACATGGTAAAAGTGGGGATTCAAATGTTCCAGTAGTGTTAAAAgagaatatttttaaacatgatttacatttttgttcatgtttcacttttattccacacaaatatagaaaatatttcctgtcatttatccttgaaaattttattttttattccgtggtgtctttgaacacaacgcCTCATGGTTCATATTAACATGGTAAAATTGGGGATTCAAATGTTCCAGTAGTGTTAAGAGAATTTTCTTAAAcatgatttacatttttgttcatatttcacttttattccacacaaatatagaaaatatttcatttatcctttaaaaaaaaaaaaaaaaaagaatatttaacACATAATAAAAATCCCATTTGCATAATAATTGGGAAGGCAGtggaaatttgtgtttttttttagtgggaTTGCTATTGACCCAGAAGCTCCATGTTGTCGGTAGCACTCATGCGCACTAGCGCCATCATGCTTTACTGTAAGTAGGACAGTTGGCTCACCAAACGTGTCGTTAGCTTGGTCGCTACTGGCAATTTACGTCTCCAACGTTTCTGAAGGCGATGTTCTAACatcgataaaaaaaaaggattggCCGATTTTCGATTTCGGCACAGCGCCCCCTATGTCATGAAGGAGCATGATTTAGCATCCACATTAGCATCTGCTGCTACCAATCTAATGGCCTTGTTGGGTATGACCACAATAAAATCTACTGTCCCTAAACGCCCCTCAGCCTCCTCATGAAGAAGACGAAGAGATCTCCACGAGTCCCGGCGTCTCTGAGTTTGTGAGCGACGCATTCGACTCGGCGGCCATCGACCAGGAGGACCTGAGGAAGGAGATGGAGCAGCTGGTGTTGGATAAAGACGCCACTCCCGACGGTCGGCATCAGTCCGCTTCTCTGGTGGCTCGTTTGAGCGCCTGAGGTCCTCACcgttctcctccttctccttcttcttcctccagagGAGCAGTCGGACTGGGAGAAGGAGCTGCAGCAGGAGCTGCAGGAGTACGAGGTGGTGGCCGAATCGGACAACAAAGACGACCAGTGGGATCAGGAGATCGAGAAGATGCTGCAGGCCGACGACGGCTAGATGGGGACGCATCGATGGAGACGGACATTTCCTTAAAACTTTGTCTTCGCCACAACTTTACCGATGACATCGTAGCAAGTGAGTACTGTAGGTCACCGCtaattgtgggggggggggggggtcaccctgcccccccaccctccacccccccacccaaatgGAGAAACTGCTATTTTTGATACTGTCAGTAACATCACGTCTTGTCAAGGAaggcatcttcctgctggaaaatgttgattgACTTGCAagatggcgccctctgctggacttCTAgcttccacattttttttgtgtgtttttttttttactctgcagGTAGCGCCATCAAACCCCTTCCTAGCATAAAAAAAGATTTACTATTATCACGACCTATCACCggtgtttttaaaataatatttttttctgggagctaaagaccttttttttaccctgcaggtagcgccatcaaaccacttccgagcattaaaaaaaagatttactaTTATCACTAGCTATCaccgttttttttatatttttgttttctggggagctaaagacctttttttttaccctgcaggtagcgccatcaaaccacttcctagcataaaaaaagatttactattattatcactAGCTATCACCggtgtttttaaaataatatttttgttttctggGGAGCTAAATACCTTTTTTTACCCTGCAGGTAGCGCCATCAAACCACTTCcgagcattaaaaaaatcaccggtgtttttaaaataatatttttgttttctggGGAGcgaaagacctttttttttttaccctgtaGGTAGCGCCATCAAACCTCTTCCTAgcataaaaaaaagcttttggaGTTCTCTGTAGCGCCctgctggcccttcaaggcgcATAAAACAAACCCACCAATGTACGGATTGATCTACCTTATTACAAAAATCCTGGCTTTCTCTTCAATGACTTTCTTAGCAATGGCGGGCATTTGGCGCTAGGTGGCGCCACACTGCCCCAAAACTAACCTAGGAACCACAATGAACTTTCTTTCTTTCCGCTGCTGCTTTTTGCTGGCTTGTACAGTCAGTCTCAAGTTAGGtgaattatgtaaataaaaagaatacaGTATTccaaaaaagtcattttgtcCTTTAATAATTGACATCTATCATCTATGACATGATGAGGTGCAGGCGTGTTATCGGTGTTaggatgatgcattcaatgtcaTGCTGGATGAAGTGGATGTTTTGGCTGCAGCCGAAGCGGCGTAGCGGTGGTCCTGCAGGAGAAAGAAGGCCCATCAGGGCCGAGACGGAAGGATGTTAAAGGAAGGAACGGGTTGGATGTTTTGCTTTGTGGAAAGTCTGTAATCACGTAGCGGCATAACTGCGGGCAGACGGGTAGACGTGTTCCTGCAAGTACAAAtaagtccacacacacacacatacacacacaaagccgCCTCCCAGCAGGTCTTCTATCATCTATCTGTTGTCCAAAGTGGAACATGGATGCTGGGTATCAACACCGAAAGACAGCAAACACAACTTAAGggttgatgactttattcccatatcgtcatgactttattcccatatcgtcatgactttattcccatatcgtcatgactttattccaatatcgtcatgactttattcccagatcatgacgactttattcccagatcatgacgactttattcccatatcgtcatgactttattcccatatcgtcgtgactttattcccagatcgtcgtgactttattcccagatcgtcatgactttattcccagatcatgacgactttattcccatatcgtcatgactttattcccatatcatcatgactttattccaatatcatcatgactttattcccagatcatgacgactttattcccatatcgtcatgactttattcccagatcatgacgactttattcccatatcgtcatgactttattccaatatcgtcatgactttattcccagatcatgccgactttattcccatatcgtcgtgactttattcccagatcgtcatggctttattcccagatcatgacgactttattcccatatcgtcatgactttattcccatcatatgatGCTATTCCatatcattatgactttatttccatattgccatgactttatttccatcataTAATGTTATTCCCATAtcgtcatgactttattcccatcatatgatgttattcccatatcgtcatgactttattcccatcatatgatgttattcccatatcatcatgactttattcccatcatatgatgttattcccatatcatcatgactttattcccatcatatgatgttattcccatatcatactttatttcatttcattatgactttattcccatcatatgatGCTATTCCTATAtcgtcatgactttattcccatatcattatgactttattcccatcatagtCTGATTTTATTCCgataatatattttaagaatgaATAGAATGTAGAAGACCGCtgtgttggatggatggatggatggatagatgatgaatggatggatggatgagataaaaatagataaaaaagGTGAAGATCTAAATCACAGAGGCAATGAATGCTGACGTGGGCGGGCCCTTGCCTCCCTCTTGATTGACAGTTGTGTCGTTAGGAGGCGACTCCCAAGGATCAATTCTTCTTCCTGTTGTGTCTTTTGTCCGTTTATCACCGCGGCTCAACAACCCCCAGCTGCTCTCGGccgtaaccatggcaacaaagCCACCTGCCCCATGTGGACCTTTTATTGCTTAAGCACCTTTTaataatgcatgcatgcacatgtgtgtgtatgtgtgtgtgtatatgtttgtgtatatgtgtgtgtgttccagacATGAGACATCACACAAATATGTAAACAGTATGCTGTGTTTATATGTCTAGaaatatagatatttatatgtatatagatatatattggGGTTAAATAGCAACACTACGCCCTTGGGAAACCACCAAGAATGATTAGGGGGGGGCAGAAAGGGTGTGATGGAGAAAATAGAGAAGACGACATGCAAATATGGCTGACCGAGATATGGTATATTCATAAAAGCACACTTTGCATCTGGAATTATGActcataattttcactttttatttagtgattttgacattttcttcacaatttggattttttgtctCGCaaaatttcataattttgacttcctaatctcgtaattttgagtttttatttcataattattttatttttctttttgtaattttgacatttttttcagaattttgactttttttttgactcAATTGTAActtttatatttcataattttgattcCTTATCTTGTCATTTATAGTTTTGGTTTCATAATGtagatgaaaataataaatattagtatctcataattttcactttttatttagtgattttgacattttcttcatAATTTGGATTTTCTGTCTCGCAACTTCAAATTTAATCATTTTCACTTCctaatctcgtaattttgagtttttaatttcataattatcttatttttctttttgtaattttgacatttttttcagaattttttacctttttttttactctcaatTGTAACTTttatatctcataattttgattcCTTATCTTGTCATTTATACTTTGGTCTCATAAtgtagactttttatctcataattatcagtatctcataattttcactttttaatttggaattttgacattttgtttcataatttttggcttttttgtgttgcaattttaacttttatatctgctattttagactttttatctcatagtttgGGATATCTGTtttgtattttgacttttacattttataatttggacttttaatgtactttttccAAAATGGAGGAGTGTAGAAGATAATTCCCACCAAAATGTATGACATATTCAGACATATTTAAGACATATTTAACACATTTGGCTTATATTtcagtatgtatttttttttaaagagacaaAGTTATGAAATCTGCATGAAAACAtctaaaatattccaaaccCAGATAATTAAAGTGCACCCTTTGGTGGAATTGTGCTGAAATTCCAAGCGATGGAAGAGAGCTGCTGACTCCACCAAAGTCGGATCAATGCGCTTGTAAAAAACCTTCCGGAAAAAAAGAGCGATGCTCTCACTTTCATAGCCTGGGAATCGGATGAAACCTGCATCCTTTGCTTGTTTCTCATCATGAAAAATGATTTGGGTTTTTTGTCGTTTCCTCTTTTTTTCGACACTTCAGGCGCTACTGTGGGTTTTCATTAGGAAGTGTTTGCtagcaaacacaaaaaaagacagtgtcacatgacatcactgCGCTCTGAGCTTTTTCCATGCAggccttttaattgtggaaacgTATTTTTAATATCAGGTTGCTCCATTGAAGAACACCTGGCTTCTTGTCGCCTCATCTgtgggcgtgggggggggggggggggggggttgtttgctCAGGAAGGGCCCGCCATCCCAGCGGTGATAAAACTGGCATTTGTTATCACGCTCACACAGGGCGTGAGAAACGAGacgaggaggagaaagagaaagCAAAAGGAGTCGGAGCCAGACTTTGCGGTCCACTTAATCTTATCATCTACGAGCGCGGCAGACGTTAATAGATGAGCCATCAACGAGGCGAGGTGCAGCAGAGGTGCAGCGGAGCACTGAGCTGTGACTTGGACCAGCCAGGCCCTCATCACAATCACTGCACACGTTAAAAACACCTACTCGGGTTTCACCTTCACCCTGCACCCAGACACCTCTACGGCACTCGCTAATagggttttatttattattattattattattcatatgactattacaacattggttctgttggttGTCGCCATTAATTCCTTCAGACGTCAgacaaaaacccaaacaaacaaacccgaGCCAGTTTTCCCCATAGGAAGTAATAGttctgctattacaacattggttctgttgctgctgtgttgcagCACCTTGGTTGTTGCCAATAACTCCTTCTTAAACATCAGACgaaagccaaaacaaaaaaaacaagccagtTTTTCTCATAGGAAGTCATAGTtttgctattacaacattggttctgtttagCTGTGTTGCAGCACCTTGGTTGTCACCTTTAATTCATTCTTAAGCGTCAGacgaaaaccaaaacaaacaaaaccaagcCAGTTTTCCCCATAGGAAGTCATAGttctgctattacaacattggtccTGTTGGTTGTCACCATTAATTCCTTCTTAAACATcagatgaaaaccaaaacaataaaaccGAGCcagtttttcccataggaagtcATATttctgctattacaacattggttctgttgctgctgtgttgcagCACCTTGGTTGTCGCCATTAATTTCTTCTTAAACATcagatgaaaaccaaaacaataaaaccGAGCcagtttttcccataggaagtcATATttctgctattacaacattggttctattgGTTGTTACCTTTATTTCCTTCTTAAACATCAGacgaaaaccaaaacaaacaaaaccgaGCCAGTTTTCCCCATAGGAAGTCATAGttctgctattacaacattggttctgttgctgctgtgttgcagCACCTTGGTTGTCGCCATTAATTCCTTCTTAAGCGTCAGACGAAAACCAAAAAACGAGACAGTTTTCCCATAGGAAGTCATAGTtttgctattacaacattggttctgttgctgctgtgttgcagCACCTTGGCTGTCGCCATTAATTCCCTCTTAAACAtcaaatgaaaaccaaaacaataaaaccGAGCcagtttttcccataggaagtcATAGttctgctattacaacattggttctgttggttGTCACCATTAATTCCTTCTTAAACATcagacaaaaaccaaaacaaaaaaacgagcCAGTTTTCCCCATAGGAAGTCATATttctgctattacaacattggttctgttggttGTCACCTTTTTAGGATGGAATTCTAGAGTGTTTCCTACCTCCTTAATCGAATCCACTGTGGCTGTGTGTAACTGTGCTCCACATGGAGACTAACAGGAAGTCCAAATCGGCATTGCTGGTTGAAGAAGCCTGTGGTTTTCACAAGCCATCGAGGAGGACAAACAATAGGTTTTGCAAAGCCCGCGTGCTTCTCTGGTGACAAATACGTGCTCATTACGATAATCACCgtaatatattttcatatatttccatatattttcaatatatttccatatatttaaacttcttgtaatattattactttattcccataagattagaactt
Coding sequences within it:
- the syap1 gene encoding synapse-associated protein 1 yields the protein LSLSLSLNHPEAAVPPWVGYNEEETIQQQILALSADKRNFLRDPPAGVQFHFDMEQMYPLAAVMLEEDQLLNRMRFDLVPKHVKEEVFWRNYFYRVSLVKQSAQLTALAAQQQQKDGEERGAGVSPEGVVLTDNVRPKTPPVSINDMQKPPHEEDEEISTSPGVSEFVSDAFDSAAIDQEDLRKEMEQLVLDKDATPDEEQSDWEKELQQELQEYEVVAESDNKDDQWDQEIEKMLQADDG